Proteins encoded within one genomic window of Synechococcus sp. PCC 7335:
- a CDS encoding calcium-binding protein codes for MGKAVKSVKRTVRKTVASVNPFYKKGGNGNDNYTIYGAGSAYGNGGHDTLRAYALYVKLSGGSGNDKLYSYSGRSKLYGGSGSDYIYAVGLSNYVDGGSGSDRINVTAAKNTVYGGSGNDNIKALGGYNKIYAGRDNDYVEAYGGYNQIRGDAGDDTIKAWGAGNNIQGGQGDDSLYAFAAGNVVYDLYGNNTVRSYLGANVVTTGAGNDNIIAAGVANVITAGTGNNIIHALGGLNVVTTGSGDDSIHVGGGLNVVASGTGNDKLYAAGKANILYSSGGDNVMMGFGGNNILIKTGNGIDKMYAAGGLNALTKIGDGDTTMIAGGAFNALTKVGDGRDVLMSIGKGNLLTRVGDGESLMLSGGSYNIATNWGESQDIVVSVGVLNAAVAGAGDDKVFMVGKGNLAFGDSLGISLEAFKQSSTRNAGSQAKTEKVSVNTNWQAMVDKLDATLDVTGDDLIVTAGIHNGVVAGRGADTVVTLGQNNVAVGDNLTDIISNFSVDLSSLSNIGAKAILPSWNFDFSLDIIPPKFDIDLGVEILLPEWNFDFTPEIIWPKWTIDFSPEDLIPTFSFDSFWPSITLPEWNTDLSRLNLDFSDANSDTLVSLGKNNVLFGNSGNDQAYAVGQNNFVHGGEDDDLIITVGKNNIVLAGEGTDTVVTLGKNNLVIGDELLTDGFTLPDLSNLVFDFSMFDFDFELPALDLSALDLEIDPLILDFSWLGFDFAIPDLDLSGLNAHFSLPDLNFNFELPDLDFSNLGFDISADFDDMLLSVGSKNVLTSGDGNDLSVAVGTGDKKAGSWNISFSGNGDDVAVGLGSYNILFGGVGDDVLHAGKITPSNLKKKGFQKRTVVDSSNMNLLVGGDGDDTLQARGKGNVLFGGNGADDISASGKGNLISGGTGNDIIESSGYLDLIHAGVGDDTIVVKGIGSVVSGGAGDDLIRVSGAKGGLLSTLSGGGGSDIYKIDAAFFQTSTLYQATYINNEGDTDTTDTLLFGGDIDATDVSFQRSGDGDLKIGLFGTNRHLILQDWYSSSATERIDQIRLGSDFSLQQSKVEGLVDAWAEFREGDRSKSALHNTIQLTWA; via the coding sequence ATGGGTAAGGCAGTTAAGTCCGTCAAAAGAACAGTCAGAAAGACAGTCGCTTCCGTAAATCCGTTTTATAAAAAAGGAGGAAACGGAAATGACAATTACACGATCTATGGCGCAGGATCAGCTTACGGCAACGGCGGCCATGATACGCTCAGAGCCTACGCCCTGTATGTCAAGCTTAGCGGCGGTAGCGGTAACGACAAGCTTTATTCCTATTCTGGCCGGAGCAAGCTTTATGGCGGCAGCGGTAGCGACTATATCTACGCGGTTGGACTTTCAAATTATGTAGATGGGGGTTCAGGCAGCGATCGCATCAACGTAACTGCTGCGAAGAATACCGTATACGGCGGGTCCGGCAACGATAATATCAAAGCGCTCGGCGGTTACAACAAGATTTATGCCGGTAGAGATAATGACTATGTAGAAGCCTACGGTGGCTATAACCAAATCCGAGGTGATGCGGGCGACGACACAATCAAAGCTTGGGGCGCTGGTAACAACATTCAAGGCGGACAGGGAGACGATAGCCTCTATGCCTTTGCAGCTGGCAACGTTGTTTATGACCTCTACGGAAATAACACCGTTCGCAGTTATCTAGGTGCTAACGTAGTTACAACAGGTGCTGGAAACGACAACATTATTGCAGCGGGCGTAGCAAACGTTATCACTGCTGGCACTGGCAATAACATAATTCACGCACTTGGCGGACTAAACGTTGTAACGACTGGCTCTGGCGACGATTCAATTCACGTTGGCGGTGGTCTGAATGTCGTTGCCTCAGGTACTGGGAACGACAAGCTTTATGCAGCAGGCAAAGCCAACATCCTCTACAGTTCTGGCGGCGATAACGTAATGATGGGCTTCGGTGGCAACAACATTTTGATTAAGACCGGAAACGGTATCGACAAGATGTACGCAGCTGGTGGTCTCAACGCTCTGACTAAGATCGGTGATGGCGACACCACCATGATAGCGGGCGGCGCTTTCAACGCGCTGACTAAGGTAGGTGATGGCCGTGATGTTCTTATGAGTATTGGCAAAGGCAACCTGCTCACAAGAGTGGGAGATGGAGAGTCACTCATGCTAAGTGGCGGCAGCTACAATATCGCTACGAACTGGGGAGAAAGTCAGGATATAGTAGTCTCTGTCGGAGTTCTGAATGCGGCAGTTGCGGGCGCTGGCGATGACAAAGTGTTTATGGTAGGCAAGGGCAATCTTGCTTTCGGTGATTCTCTTGGAATCTCTTTAGAGGCTTTCAAGCAAAGTAGTACTCGCAATGCCGGTAGCCAGGCTAAAACTGAGAAAGTCAGCGTCAATACAAACTGGCAAGCGATGGTAGATAAGCTTGATGCTACCCTGGATGTTACTGGCGACGACTTGATTGTAACCGCTGGCATACACAATGGCGTTGTTGCTGGGAGAGGCGCTGATACGGTTGTAACGCTAGGCCAGAACAATGTAGCCGTTGGTGACAATCTGACAGACATCATCTCCAACTTTTCGGTGGACTTGTCTAGCCTCTCAAACATTGGAGCAAAAGCGATTTTACCTAGCTGGAATTTTGATTTCTCTCTTGATATTATTCCACCTAAATTTGATATTGATTTGGGTGTTGAGATTCTTCTCCCTGAATGGAACTTTGACTTTACACCCGAAATTATTTGGCCAAAGTGGACAATAGACTTCTCTCCTGAAGATTTAATTCCAACCTTCAGCTTCGACTCCTTCTGGCCTAGTATCACTCTGCCTGAGTGGAATACTGACCTATCAAGGCTCAACTTAGACTTTTCGGATGCGAATTCTGATACGCTTGTGAGCCTCGGAAAAAACAACGTCTTATTTGGCAATAGTGGAAATGATCAAGCTTACGCGGTGGGTCAAAACAACTTCGTTCATGGTGGCGAAGATGATGACCTAATTATCACCGTTGGTAAAAACAATATTGTGCTTGCCGGAGAGGGTACAGATACTGTTGTCACTCTGGGTAAAAACAATCTAGTGATAGGCGATGAGCTACTTACAGATGGCTTTACCCTTCCTGACTTGAGTAATCTTGTATTTGACTTTTCAATGTTCGACTTTGACTTTGAACTGCCCGCCCTCGACCTTTCCGCTCTTGACCTAGAGATCGATCCGCTAATCCTCGACTTTTCCTGGCTCGGTTTCGACTTTGCTATTCCTGATTTAGACCTCTCGGGTTTAAATGCACACTTTTCCCTTCCCGACCTAAATTTCAATTTCGAGCTACCCGATTTAGACTTCTCAAACCTTGGCTTTGACATCAGCGCCGACTTCGACGATATGCTGCTGAGCGTCGGCAGCAAAAATGTCTTGACCAGCGGTGATGGTAATGATCTATCGGTTGCCGTTGGCACAGGTGATAAGAAGGCAGGCAGCTGGAATATTTCTTTCTCAGGCAATGGTGACGACGTCGCTGTCGGACTAGGTAGCTACAATATTTTATTCGGCGGCGTGGGTGATGATGTGCTTCATGCCGGCAAAATCACCCCTTCTAATCTCAAGAAAAAAGGCTTCCAAAAAAGAACAGTTGTTGACTCTAGCAACATGAATCTTTTGGTTGGTGGTGACGGTGACGATACGCTTCAAGCTAGGGGAAAAGGAAATGTGTTGTTTGGCGGTAATGGTGCAGATGATATTTCAGCGTCAGGTAAAGGAAATCTGATCAGCGGTGGGACAGGCAACGACATAATTGAAAGCTCGGGCTACCTTGACTTGATTCATGCGGGCGTAGGTGACGATACTATCGTGGTGAAAGGCATTGGCAGCGTGGTGAGTGGTGGTGCTGGCGACGACCTAATCAGAGTCAGCGGCGCTAAGGGTGGACTCTTGAGTACGCTCAGCGGGGGAGGCGGTAGCGATATCTACAAGATTGACGCAGCCTTTTTCCAGACTTCGACGCTCTACCAAGCTACCTATATTAACAATGAGGGTGATACCGATACGACAGATACACTTCTATTCGGCGGCGACATTGATGCTACTGATGTAAGCTTTCAACGGTCTGGAGATGGCGATTTAAAGATTGGGCTATTTGGCACCAATCGGCATCTTATCTTGCAAGATTGGTACAGCAGCAGCGCCACGGAGAGAATTGACCAGATTCGACTCGGCAGCGATTTTAGCTTACAGCAGTCTAAGGTAGAGGGACTTGTCGATGCCTGGGCAGAGTTTCGTGAGGGCGATCGCAGCAAATCCGCTTTACACAACACGATTCAGTTAACTTGGGCCTAG
- the dut gene encoding dUTP diphosphatase encodes MMRVKILRLAQNAKLPRYEHDDDAGMDLYAIAPQTIEPSETALVPTGIAIELPPSTEAQIRPRSGLALNHGITVLNTPGTIDAGYRGEIRVILINHAKRPFKVEAGMRIAQMVIMPVIRAELEEVAYLSNSARDRGGFGSSGL; translated from the coding sequence ATGATGAGAGTAAAAATCTTGCGATTAGCGCAGAACGCTAAACTACCTAGGTATGAGCATGACGACGATGCCGGTATGGATTTGTATGCGATCGCCCCTCAAACTATAGAGCCTAGCGAAACCGCCCTTGTTCCGACAGGTATTGCCATCGAACTTCCCCCTAGCACTGAAGCTCAGATTCGTCCTCGTAGTGGTCTTGCGCTCAATCATGGCATCACTGTTCTCAACACGCCCGGCACTATTGACGCAGGCTATAGAGGAGAGATTCGAGTTATTTTAATCAACCACGCTAAACGCCCTTTTAAGGTAGAAGCAGGAATGAGAATTGCTCAGATGGTGATTATGCCTGTGATTCGAGCAGAGTTGGAGGAAGTAGCCTATCTGTCGAACTCGGCTAGAGACAGAGGTGGCTTTGGTTCTTCTGGCCTATGA
- a CDS encoding NAD(P)-dependent oxidoreductase, with translation MKLVIFGATGSIGQQVVDQALAQEHTVTAFVRDPAKLETQHPNLRLFQGDVMNLSSVEQAVEGQDAVVCVLGSGKSLTSTIRSEGTKQIIRAMEQTDVRRLICQSTLGAGDSWGNLDFYWKYIMFGFILRKVFADHQRQERYVKQSHLDWTIVRPSAFIDGPQTGAYRHGFPGDDKTSQLKIARADVADFLLKQLTTDTYLGKTPSLSY, from the coding sequence ATGAAACTTGTAATTTTTGGAGCAACCGGAAGCATTGGTCAGCAGGTCGTAGATCAGGCACTTGCGCAGGAGCACACCGTCACTGCCTTTGTCCGCGACCCGGCTAAGCTAGAGACCCAACACCCTAACCTAAGACTGTTTCAGGGAGATGTCATGAACCTCTCATCCGTAGAGCAAGCTGTTGAAGGGCAAGACGCCGTTGTCTGTGTTCTAGGCTCTGGCAAGAGCCTGACGAGTACTATCCGCTCAGAAGGCACTAAACAAATCATTCGGGCTATGGAACAAACTGACGTTCGACGGTTGATCTGCCAGTCGACTCTAGGCGCAGGGGATAGCTGGGGCAATCTAGACTTCTACTGGAAGTACATCATGTTTGGGTTCATTTTGCGAAAGGTATTTGCCGACCATCAAAGACAAGAGCGCTACGTGAAGCAGAGCCATCTAGATTGGACGATTGTGCGACCGAGTGCCTTTATTGATGGGCCTCAAACAGGTGCATACCGTCATGGATTTCCAGGCGATGACAAAACGTCACAGCTTAAAATCGCACGAGCTGATGTAGCAGATTTTCTCTTAAAACAGCTGACGACAGATACATACTTAGGAAAAACACCTAGCCTGTCTTACTAG
- a CDS encoding SH3 domain-containing protein: MTFKQNLFANAHRLKAVSAGLLLAATTLVGSAPAASANHHLALYTPIEEPAAVDWTTRYAGEVPFSNISDGPVNVRTGPGTDRPVIRQLAHREGGIIEGCNTTLDWCLLGFGDGTNGWVKMSFFAGFADQPDWMSRYSPEAYYVNNTHGAINVRNAPFLTSTIQTTLAPNEGGYIQTCNVDLDWCQITLNGTEQTGWVYMPLMTGRVDIGCLSPSSNSLNSSNSLD, encoded by the coding sequence ATGACTTTCAAGCAAAACCTATTCGCAAACGCTCACCGTCTAAAAGCAGTCTCTGCTGGCCTACTTCTAGCCGCTACAACCCTAGTTGGCTCTGCACCTGCCGCATCAGCGAACCACCATCTGGCTCTCTATACACCCATTGAAGAGCCCGCCGCCGTTGATTGGACAACACGATACGCAGGTGAGGTCCCGTTCAGTAATATTTCAGACGGCCCAGTGAACGTTCGCACTGGCCCAGGGACTGATCGACCCGTCATTCGTCAGCTAGCACATAGAGAAGGTGGCATCATCGAAGGCTGCAACACAACGCTTGATTGGTGTCTTTTAGGGTTTGGCGACGGCACGAACGGCTGGGTAAAAATGAGCTTCTTCGCTGGCTTCGCAGATCAGCCCGATTGGATGTCTCGCTACTCGCCAGAAGCGTACTACGTCAACAACACACATGGCGCTATTAACGTACGCAATGCGCCCTTTTTAACCTCGACTATTCAAACGACACTTGCGCCTAACGAAGGCGGCTACATTCAGACCTGCAACGTAGACCTCGATTGGTGCCAAATCACGCTCAATGGCACGGAACAAACAGGATGGGTGTACATGCCGTTGATGACTGGCAGGGTGGACATAGGGTGTCTGTCTCCATCTTCGAATTCATTGAATTCATCAAATTCACTAGATTAA
- a CDS encoding toxin-activating lysine-acyltransferase: MTTTHNTASTIVSEMTKAQSPSSVTIPDNLPNSIIDVQNRIHLLGSLLHLAMHSPLHRRYTLNELEEQFVASLIHGQFRYYEVAGSPVGFVNWAWLTDELAEKYSTGEYTIALNEWQGGSQLWFPEFIAPFGHTNAIVRDLRTHVFEKGTPAKALRISPEGDFKGVSQYRL, translated from the coding sequence ATGACAACAACTCACAACACAGCATCCACTATTGTTAGCGAGATGACTAAAGCGCAGTCACCTTCATCTGTGACTATTCCAGATAACCTACCGAACAGCATTATCGATGTACAAAACCGCATCCACCTGCTGGGCTCGCTCCTTCATTTAGCAATGCACTCCCCCCTACATCGTCGATATACGCTAAACGAGTTAGAAGAACAGTTTGTGGCTAGTCTCATACACGGTCAGTTTCGTTACTACGAAGTCGCTGGCTCTCCGGTGGGCTTCGTCAACTGGGCCTGGCTGACAGACGAGCTAGCCGAGAAATATTCTACCGGAGAGTACACGATAGCTCTGAACGAGTGGCAAGGCGGTTCACAGCTTTGGTTCCCGGAATTCATTGCGCCCTTTGGCCACACAAACGCAATCGTCAGAGATTTGCGAACTCATGTTTTTGAAAAAGGCACCCCTGCTAAAGCACTCAGAATCTCACCAGAAGGTGACTTCAAAGGAGTCAGTCAGTACCGACTCTAA
- a CDS encoding AAA-like domain-containing protein, whose amino-acid sequence MHEPIEPGSESKSKPIVFTVGGDVQASGGTYITRTADAELLALCRRGEYAYVLTSRQMGKSSLMRETANQLKQSGLRAAVVDLQRLGSDTPTAEAWYQGFLELLVRKLRLRMKVSDWWQSQAHLGPTQRLGLFFETVVLERIESQVVVFVDEIDTTLKLDFTDDFFIAIRSLYTERSENPALNRLSFVLVGVATPSDLIKDSRRTPFNIGHQIDLTDFTFEEALPLALGLEVAKEQQSAVLQWVLDWTEGHPYLTQRVCIEIARQPAAEWTETDVEDVVAGLFFGDRRNKDGHLKFVQERLTGINANDPKYQMAVLGTYREIWKARTAVLDEDYSTIKSQLKLSGVVKQAGSQLVVRNLIYQTVFDRQWVKEKWPEESWWVKLKPAMVPIAATLGAAIVMGVLFVRAENQARLARAAQEAAQVEQQEAETQRSLAEERLVQVEEQRAAAEAERNRARSAEDDAKEQQAIAEDRLREVEQARAQVEEQRQQAVIAQQGESEQRQRAEAGEAEANRQAEVARQQQRLAEEATIAEA is encoded by the coding sequence GTGCATGAGCCTATCGAGCCCGGAAGCGAGTCTAAAAGCAAGCCCATTGTGTTCACGGTGGGCGGAGATGTTCAGGCTTCTGGTGGAACTTATATCACGAGGACGGCAGATGCAGAGCTACTGGCGCTGTGTCGGCGAGGAGAGTATGCCTATGTGCTGACCTCACGGCAAATGGGTAAGTCTAGCCTGATGCGAGAGACGGCCAATCAGCTCAAACAAAGTGGCCTCAGGGCGGCGGTTGTCGATCTGCAGCGGCTAGGCAGCGATACACCAACTGCAGAAGCGTGGTACCAGGGATTTTTGGAGCTGCTGGTGAGAAAGCTGCGCCTGCGGATGAAGGTATCTGACTGGTGGCAGTCTCAGGCTCACTTGGGGCCGACTCAGCGGCTAGGTCTATTTTTTGAGACGGTGGTACTAGAGCGTATCGAATCGCAGGTGGTGGTCTTTGTCGATGAAATTGACACAACGTTGAAGCTAGATTTTACGGACGATTTCTTTATTGCTATTCGCTCGCTTTATACAGAGCGTAGTGAAAATCCAGCGTTAAATCGACTCTCTTTTGTACTGGTCGGAGTAGCGACACCTAGTGATTTAATTAAAGATAGTCGGCGAACACCTTTTAATATTGGTCATCAGATCGATTTGACGGATTTTACGTTTGAAGAGGCGCTGCCGCTTGCCTTGGGGTTGGAGGTTGCGAAAGAACAACAGAGCGCAGTACTGCAATGGGTGCTCGATTGGACCGAGGGACATCCTTACCTGACTCAGCGGGTATGTATAGAGATTGCCCGGCAGCCAGCCGCTGAGTGGACTGAGACAGATGTTGAAGATGTGGTCGCTGGGTTGTTCTTTGGCGATAGGCGCAACAAAGATGGGCATTTGAAGTTTGTTCAAGAGCGACTGACGGGTATAAATGCGAATGATCCGAAGTATCAGATGGCGGTTTTGGGCACTTACCGCGAGATTTGGAAAGCGCGTACAGCCGTACTCGATGAAGACTATTCCACCATTAAATCACAACTAAAGCTTTCAGGTGTGGTGAAGCAAGCCGGGTCGCAGCTGGTTGTCCGCAATCTTATCTATCAAACTGTGTTTGATCGGCAGTGGGTAAAAGAAAAATGGCCAGAAGAGAGCTGGTGGGTGAAGCTGAAGCCGGCGATGGTTCCCATTGCCGCAACCCTGGGTGCTGCGATTGTGATGGGTGTCCTGTTTGTTCGTGCTGAGAATCAGGCCCGATTGGCTAGAGCAGCACAGGAAGCGGCGCAGGTAGAGCAGCAGGAAGCGGAGACTCAAAGGAGTTTGGCGGAAGAGCGGTTGGTTCAGGTAGAAGAACAAAGGGCAGCGGCAGAAGCGGAGAGAAACCGAGCACGAAGCGCGGAAGATGATGCGAAAGAACAGCAGGCGATCGCAGAAGATAGACTTAGAGAAGTCGAACAGGCAAGAGCACAGGTAGAAGAACAGCGTCAGCAGGCCGTGATCGCCCAGCAAGGGGAATCTGAGCAACGGCAGCGAGCAGAAGCCGGAGAAGCAGAAGCGAATCGTCAGGCTGAGGTAGCCAGGCAGCAGCAGCGATTGGCAGAAGAGGCAACGATTGCAGAAGCGTGA
- a CDS encoding helix-turn-helix domain-containing protein — translation MKTTQNQTPVQKAPIQIQQLHNPAGEGSCHFKGKHTLFMSLSSRPVHYLQAQDGKTHTGLYRRGDILITPADTPLFVRWEGDEDCLQIQLTDEFVKEVARETVIGDSDHLSLMPTFQAHNPQLESISQMLLNEYQQGSLANQLYLDSLTNVLTVTLLREHTITQPQLAVYEGGLPQYQLRRILEYIDAHLDQDIKLVDLAGLLDMSQFHFSRLFKQSVGISPYQYLIQQRVERAKQLLKQTDRLITDIALDCGFSSHSHLSKQFRQLTGVTPKAFRSR, via the coding sequence GTGAAAACGACTCAAAATCAAACACCAGTTCAAAAAGCGCCGATCCAAATTCAGCAACTGCACAATCCCGCTGGGGAAGGGAGCTGCCATTTTAAGGGCAAGCACACGCTCTTTATGTCATTGTCTTCTCGTCCGGTGCATTACTTGCAAGCGCAGGATGGAAAGACTCATACGGGCTTGTACAGGCGAGGAGATATTTTGATTACACCGGCTGATACGCCGCTGTTTGTACGGTGGGAAGGAGATGAAGATTGTTTGCAAATTCAGCTAACAGATGAGTTTGTGAAAGAAGTTGCCAGGGAAACAGTAATTGGAGATAGCGATCACCTTTCGCTAATGCCCACCTTTCAAGCCCACAACCCGCAGCTAGAGTCTATCAGCCAGATGCTACTGAACGAATACCAACAGGGTAGTTTAGCCAATCAGCTATACCTAGATTCACTCACAAATGTTCTGACCGTCACTCTGCTAAGGGAACATACAATCACTCAACCCCAGCTGGCTGTTTATGAAGGAGGACTTCCTCAGTATCAGCTGCGTCGAATTTTAGAATATATTGACGCTCACTTGGATCAGGACATAAAGCTTGTAGATTTAGCAGGTTTGCTTGACATGAGCCAATTTCACTTCAGTCGCTTATTCAAGCAGTCTGTTGGTATCTCCCCATACCAGTATTTAATTCAGCAGCGGGTAGAAAGAGCAAAGCAGTTACTAAAGCAGACCGATCGGCTAATTACAGACATTGCTTTAGACTGTGGCTTCAGCAGTCATAGCCACTTGAGCAAACAGTTCCGTCAACTCACGGGGGTAACGCCAAAAGCCTTCAGATCGAGATAA
- a CDS encoding WD40 repeat domain-containing protein, with protein sequence MIAADLTWPAIRAALALGKQVKTLSSEPYASVKINGQHQNQQQKSLSESVRLQAISTLQKLYYLDGYLDGYLFSNRLIGHSSRVTSMSFSPDGEILVSASEDGTVKLWDKRGQEIRTLEHSGRVHSVSFSPNGETIAAAGEDKTVKLWDRSGRNIQTLEHDGRVTNVDFFPDGEMLITVSQNNTVKLWNRDGQEIRTLEYDGAYIRDVSISPNGETLAIAQGHEVMLLNKSGQLLTTFAAHFQNIESMGFSADGETLISAGGDGLVKLWDRNGQQVLSLVGDLDSRERSDSILDASFSPNGQTIVAVSQNGTVRLWDKRGQELQTLDGSGTVRFSPDGETIAAVGQNHTIKLWHRQRQELPTLAGHSRWASDVSFWPDGESIVSLGQNHTVKLWNLNGEVLQNLIGYINGLKSVSASPNGEMLALLYSDGTAELRNLDSQARTVIKHSTSIRSVSFSPDGETLATASLNGTVKLWNVNGQELQTFAGHSNYVYDVSFSPNGKMLASASEDGTVKLWNVNGQELKTFAGHSGGVNGVSFSPDGEVIASASEDGTVKLWNLSGQSLQTLIGHSDGVNDVSFSPDGEVIASASKDGRVKLWNLEGQELQTLVDGSGRVSSVRFSPNGKALVSVDGDIEEGNSRVIIWNFDVDDLMNKTCYWLRDYMTNPTTPEADKGLCAEELDATSNATDSGVLSMVSRTIRFLSTVAER encoded by the coding sequence TTGATAGCAGCTGACCTTACCTGGCCTGCAATCAGGGCTGCTTTAGCATTAGGCAAGCAAGTAAAAACCTTATCTAGCGAACCGTACGCTTCTGTAAAAATTAATGGACAGCATCAAAATCAACAACAAAAGTCTCTAAGCGAAAGCGTTCGATTGCAAGCAATCTCTACTTTGCAAAAGCTCTACTATCTAGATGGCTATCTAGACGGCTACCTGTTTAGCAACCGCCTGATTGGTCACTCTAGCCGAGTGACTAGTATGAGCTTTTCACCAGATGGAGAGATACTGGTTTCTGCTAGTGAAGACGGCACGGTAAAGCTATGGGACAAACGCGGCCAAGAAATTCGCACGCTCGAACACTCTGGCCGAGTCCACAGCGTAAGTTTTTCGCCAAATGGAGAAACTATTGCCGCTGCAGGCGAAGATAAAACAGTAAAGCTGTGGGATAGAAGCGGTCGTAATATCCAAACGCTTGAGCATGATGGCCGGGTCACGAACGTGGACTTTTTCCCAGACGGAGAGATGCTGATTACTGTTAGTCAGAACAATACGGTGAAACTCTGGAATAGAGACGGCCAAGAAATTCGCACGCTCGAATATGATGGTGCTTACATCCGTGATGTGAGCATTTCACCCAATGGAGAAACACTAGCCATTGCTCAGGGCCACGAAGTTATGCTGCTGAACAAAAGCGGACAGCTATTGACAACATTTGCGGCGCATTTTCAAAATATTGAGAGCATGGGCTTTTCGGCAGACGGAGAAACGCTAATCTCAGCTGGTGGGGATGGGTTAGTCAAGCTGTGGGATAGAAACGGTCAGCAAGTGCTAAGTCTAGTAGGCGATCTTGATAGCAGGGAACGTTCAGATAGCATTCTCGACGCAAGCTTTTCACCGAATGGACAGACCATTGTTGCAGTCAGTCAGAACGGCACTGTAAGGCTATGGGATAAGCGTGGGCAAGAACTACAAACCTTAGACGGTAGTGGCACTGTAAGATTTTCGCCAGACGGGGAGACTATCGCGGCTGTCGGGCAGAACCATACAATAAAGCTATGGCATCGACAACGACAAGAACTACCAACACTGGCAGGTCACTCTAGATGGGCTAGCGATGTGAGTTTTTGGCCGGATGGAGAGAGTATAGTCTCCCTGGGGCAGAACCATACAGTAAAGCTCTGGAATCTGAATGGTGAGGTGCTACAGAACTTAATTGGTTATATCAATGGGCTTAAAAGCGTGAGCGCTTCGCCAAATGGAGAGATGCTAGCTTTGCTGTACTCTGACGGTACAGCAGAGCTCCGGAATCTGGATAGCCAAGCTCGAACGGTCATTAAGCATTCTACTTCTATTAGGAGCGTGAGTTTTTCGCCAGATGGAGAGACCTTAGCGACTGCGAGCTTGAACGGCACAGTAAAGTTGTGGAATGTGAACGGCCAAGAACTACAAACCTTCGCTGGTCACTCAAATTACGTTTATGACGTGAGTTTTTCACCCAATGGAAAGATGCTAGCTTCAGCGAGCGAAGATGGCACAGTAAAGTTGTGGAATGTGAACGGCCAAGAACTAAAAACCTTCGCTGGTCATTCTGGAGGCGTCAACGGCGTGAGTTTTTCGCCAGATGGAGAGGTGATAGCTTCAGCGAGTGAGGACGGGACAGTAAAGTTGTGGAATCTAAGTGGTCAGTCGCTGCAAACCTTGATCGGTCACTCGGATGGCGTTAATGACGTAAGTTTTTCGCCAGATGGAGAGGTGATAGCTTCAGCGAGTAAAGATGGCAGGGTGAAGCTATGGAATCTAGAAGGTCAAGAATTACAGACGCTGGTAGATGGTTCGGGGCGGGTCAGCAGCGTCAGATTCTCACCAAATGGAAAGGCCCTAGTCTCAGTAGACGGAGACATTGAAGAAGGTAACAGTAGAGTAATTATCTGGAATTTTGACGTAGACGATCTTATGAACAAAACCTGCTATTGGCTGCGAGACTACATGACTAACCCAACCACTCCTGAAGCAGATAAGGGGCTGTGTGCTGAAGAGCTTGACGCGACTAGCAACGCCACAGACTCAGGTGTCTTAAGCATGGTGTCTAGAACCATTCGCTTTTTAAGCACAGTGGCAGAGCGTTAG